A stretch of the Arthrobacter stackebrandtii genome encodes the following:
- the der gene encoding ribosome biogenesis GTPase Der: MSENKSATPGDDQDYVPTGTDQIAERLAEISDEDADARAAGLLAGLANYELDEADAALLSGEFDDGDSWDPTRQNPVLAIVGRPNVGKSTLVNRILGRREAVVEDTPGVTRDRVQYDAEWNGRHFTLVDTGGWERDARGLDLRVAEQAEIAVEMADAVLLVVDAIVGITASDEAIVRMLRRSKKPVILVGNKIDDLVQEADAAMLWGLGLGEPLPVSAVHGRGVADMLDRVMEVLPEFSAVAGLERSGGPRRIALIGRPNVGKSSLLNKLAGSERVVVDNVAGTTRDPVDEMIELGGRTWRFVDTAGIRRRVHMQQGADFYASLRTQTALEKAEVAVVLLAVDEVLSEQDVRILQLAIESGRALVLAYNKWDLMDDERRKYLEREIETDLAHVDWAPRVNISAKTGWHKDKLVPALDLALENWDRRIPTGRLNAFLGELVSEHPHPVRGGKQPRILFGTQASSRPPKFVLFTTGFLDPGYRRFITRRLRETFGFEGTPIEVSMRVREKRSKKK; this comes from the coding sequence ATGAGCGAGAACAAGTCAGCCACACCTGGCGACGACCAGGACTACGTGCCCACCGGCACCGACCAGATCGCTGAGCGGCTGGCGGAGATCTCCGACGAGGACGCCGACGCGCGGGCTGCCGGACTTCTGGCGGGCCTGGCCAACTACGAGTTGGATGAGGCGGACGCTGCACTGCTGTCCGGCGAGTTCGACGACGGCGACAGCTGGGACCCGACCCGGCAGAACCCGGTGCTCGCCATTGTGGGACGGCCGAACGTGGGCAAGTCCACGCTGGTGAACCGCATCCTGGGCCGCCGCGAGGCCGTGGTGGAGGACACCCCCGGCGTCACGCGCGACCGTGTGCAGTACGACGCCGAATGGAACGGGCGCCACTTCACTCTGGTGGACACCGGCGGCTGGGAGCGCGATGCCCGGGGCCTGGACCTGCGGGTTGCCGAACAGGCGGAAATCGCCGTCGAAATGGCCGATGCCGTGCTGCTGGTCGTTGACGCGATCGTCGGCATCACCGCCTCCGACGAGGCCATCGTGCGGATGCTGCGCCGGTCCAAGAAGCCGGTGATCCTGGTGGGCAACAAGATCGACGACCTCGTCCAGGAAGCCGACGCAGCCATGCTCTGGGGCCTCGGCCTGGGCGAGCCCCTGCCGGTGTCCGCCGTGCACGGCCGCGGCGTGGCCGACATGCTGGACCGGGTCATGGAGGTCCTGCCGGAGTTCTCCGCCGTCGCAGGGCTGGAACGCAGCGGCGGGCCGCGCCGCATCGCACTGATCGGGCGCCCCAACGTGGGCAAGTCCTCGCTGCTGAACAAGCTGGCCGGTTCCGAGCGCGTCGTTGTTGACAACGTCGCAGGCACCACCCGCGACCCCGTGGACGAGATGATCGAGCTCGGCGGGCGCACCTGGCGCTTCGTGGACACCGCCGGCATCCGCCGCCGCGTGCACATGCAGCAGGGTGCAGACTTCTATGCTTCGCTGCGCACCCAGACTGCCTTGGAGAAGGCTGAGGTGGCCGTGGTGCTGCTGGCCGTCGACGAAGTGCTGAGCGAGCAGGATGTGCGCATCCTGCAGTTGGCCATCGAGTCCGGCCGTGCGCTGGTTTTGGCGTACAACAAGTGGGACCTGATGGACGATGAGCGCCGCAAGTACCTGGAACGCGAAATCGAGACCGACCTGGCCCACGTCGACTGGGCCCCGCGCGTGAACATCTCGGCCAAGACCGGCTGGCACAAGGACAAGCTGGTGCCTGCCCTGGACCTGGCCCTGGAAAACTGGGACCGCCGCATCCCCACGGGCCGCCTGAACGCGTTCCTGGGCGAACTCGTCTCCGAGCACCCGCACCCCGTGCGCGGCGGCAAGCAGCCCCGCATCCTCTTCGGCACCCAGGCCTCCAGCCGGCCGCCGAAGTTCGTGCTGTTCACCACCGGCTTCCTGGATCCCGGCTACCGCCGCTTCATCACGCGCCGCCTGCGTGAGACGTTCGGCTTCGAGGGCACGCCCATCGAGGTCAGCATGCGCGTGCGCGAAAAGCGCAGCAAGAAAAAGTAG
- a CDS encoding lysophospholipid acyltransferase family protein — protein MTDAPPSWKTRWSRPLGRVLDHVVYNTAVAGRENIPARGPVVFAANHLSYLDGPVMVGASSRYMHVMVRHDMFKGFLGWVLHASGQIPVNRAGDRAALQHAKAVLGRGDCVGILPEGTRGTGDAASMNGGVAWLALNSGAAVVPVAILGTRHTGEHRDTIPAPRRRLHVVFGEPFTLTREPGVSGRVSMDRATETIRLRLAAHIAGAQTATGQDLPADDDLSSMHKGQQP, from the coding sequence TTGACGGACGCCCCGCCGTCCTGGAAAACCCGCTGGAGCAGGCCCCTGGGAAGGGTTCTTGACCATGTGGTCTACAACACCGCAGTGGCGGGCCGGGAGAACATTCCGGCGCGGGGTCCGGTGGTGTTTGCCGCCAACCACCTGAGCTACCTTGACGGCCCCGTCATGGTGGGCGCCAGTTCACGCTACATGCACGTCATGGTCCGCCACGACATGTTCAAGGGGTTCCTGGGCTGGGTGCTCCACGCCTCCGGGCAGATCCCCGTCAACCGCGCGGGTGACCGGGCAGCCCTGCAGCACGCCAAGGCCGTGCTCGGGCGCGGTGACTGCGTCGGCATCCTGCCGGAAGGCACCCGGGGGACCGGGGACGCCGCCTCGATGAACGGCGGGGTGGCGTGGCTGGCACTTAACTCAGGCGCCGCCGTCGTGCCCGTTGCCATCCTCGGCACCCGGCACACCGGGGAGCACCGCGACACAATTCCGGCACCGCGGCGCAGGCTGCACGTGGTGTTTGGTGAACCATTCACCCTGACACGCGAGCCCGGGGTTTCCGGGCGTGTTTCAATGGACAGAGCAACCGAGACAATCCGCCTTCGGCTGGCGGCCCACATAGCCGGCGCCCAGACCGCAACAGGGCAGGATCTGCCTGCGGACGATGACCTATCTTCAATGCACAAAGGACAGCAACCATGA